One stretch of Pedobacter riviphilus DNA includes these proteins:
- a CDS encoding RagB/SusD family nutrient uptake outer membrane protein yields MMKKIFFILAMVLLVSSSCQKILDTKPTDFITPESFYATAADLQIALNGVYSQLIDVDCYGNNYLYMFNTNTDESYGFTVDLVTSYQYVPTDAKVNLLWNSSYIGIERANMLLANINKPTMDETKRGIIKGEALFLRAYFYFLLVSNYGDVPLKLNPTSSVKDVDLARTPAKDVYDQIVKDMTTAESLLQTQTATSLGYGGKVTKTAVEGILARVCLYMAGFPLNQTDKYQEALYWAKKVVDSKEHALNPDYSQIFLNYATNKYDVKESIWELEFFRDNNGFANKGGTYAGRFCGIRCNDVSVGYSTGSIVATRKLFDLYQINPASTTTPNKASFDLRRDWNCANYTWGTATVAKKTAVTSTWLMCAGKWRREYEEVMPKNSNYTPQNFPMLRYSDVLLMLAEAENEVNGPTALAYDAVNQVRRRAYGLLLPVPPSPTVNAALTPGLNKTQFLDAIKLERSKELCFEALRRPDLIRWGNFIGDMKTFLAYAIANGGNNTTITTASRVITERNLLLPIPSYDLSLNKLLTQNPGY; encoded by the coding sequence ATGATGAAGAAGATATTTTTTATACTGGCCATGGTATTACTGGTAAGCAGTTCTTGCCAAAAAATACTCGATACCAAACCAACTGATTTTATTACCCCCGAATCTTTTTATGCCACTGCAGCAGACCTACAGATTGCCCTCAACGGCGTTTATTCTCAGCTGATTGATGTCGATTGTTATGGTAATAACTACCTTTACATGTTCAATACCAATACAGATGAATCCTACGGGTTTACTGTCGATCTGGTAACTTCCTACCAATATGTGCCCACTGATGCTAAGGTAAACCTGTTGTGGAACAGCAGTTACATCGGCATCGAACGTGCCAATATGTTATTGGCCAATATCAATAAACCTACAATGGATGAAACCAAAAGGGGCATCATCAAAGGTGAGGCACTGTTTTTAAGAGCTTATTTTTATTTCCTGCTGGTGAGTAACTATGGCGATGTACCCCTAAAACTCAATCCAACTTCATCAGTAAAAGATGTAGATCTGGCCAGAACACCAGCGAAGGATGTATATGATCAGATTGTTAAAGACATGACCACTGCAGAATCACTTCTTCAGACCCAAACGGCCACCTCTTTGGGTTATGGTGGCAAAGTAACCAAAACAGCTGTAGAAGGAATATTGGCAAGAGTATGTTTATATATGGCTGGTTTTCCGCTAAACCAGACTGATAAATACCAGGAAGCACTGTATTGGGCAAAAAAGGTGGTCGACTCCAAAGAACATGCCCTCAATCCAGATTACAGCCAGATATTTTTAAACTATGCCACTAATAAGTACGACGTAAAGGAAAGTATCTGGGAGCTGGAATTTTTCCGTGATAATAACGGTTTTGCAAACAAAGGAGGGACCTATGCGGGCCGCTTCTGCGGTATCCGCTGTAACGATGTCTCGGTGGGTTATAGCACGGGCAGTATTGTGGCTACCAGAAAACTGTTCGACCTCTACCAGATCAATCCTGCCAGTACCACTACGCCTAATAAAGCATCATTTGACCTGCGTAGGGACTGGAACTGTGCAAATTATACCTGGGGAACGGCAACTGTAGCCAAAAAAACTGCTGTTACCAGTACCTGGCTAATGTGTGCCGGGAAATGGAGAAGGGAATACGAGGAGGTTATGCCAAAAAACTCGAACTATACCCCTCAGAATTTTCCCATGCTCAGGTACAGTGATGTGCTGTTGATGCTAGCTGAGGCAGAAAATGAAGTAAACGGACCAACCGCCCTTGCTTATGATGCAGTTAATCAGGTGAGAAGAAGAGCTTATGGCCTGTTGTTACCTGTTCCTCCCTCGCCTACAGTAAATGCTGCGCTTACTCCAGGGCTTAATAAAACACAGTTTTTGGATGCCATTAAACTGGAGCGCTCGAAAGAACTCTGTTTTGAGGCATTAAGAAGACCTGATCTGATCCGCTGGGGTAATTTTATTGGCGATATGAAAACTTTTTTGGCCTACGCTATTGCCAACGGAGGAAATAATACCACCATCACTACAGCTTCGAGGGTAATCACAGAGAGGAATCTGCTGCTGCCGATCCCAAGTTATGACCTTTCTTTAAATAAACTTTTAACACAGAACCCTGGGTATTAA
- a CDS encoding golvesin C-terminal-like domain-containing protein, protein MMKINYTRDRRMVLSIAVFLMGCLLVPIPLFAQQASITIEQKVAGNIFYQNDQKEFVIHVTADSVEWDCYDFWDQKILSGKKAVAGDTALLNIEPGKLGWFKLLIKSKQNSAVTGSKETSFAIVSNFDLSAVSQSAFIGQTHAWQSTDILIPIAKKMGVKYVRDAIRWDAVEKQKQVYTFGTKEDNFIAQLAANNLKPYLVCALYNPLYDNGKAPVSAEGKLAFANYVKQLLTKYPSIENVEIWNEPDIATFSQGLTTEDQKTTFYYNLLKASYDEVHPTFPNVKIVGMVVSDLATESFLNKILQKGALSLMNEYAFHSYIPVSEAIVTDINKHKNVIKAHNNNNLIPINLSETGFTIFTFTEKEQANNLPRRIVAALANGVQKIGIYNLQNKSTVNDSEGAFGLIRHPDDTLGAYTPKPGFATYAALTRQLSGATFVAEEQISPGLINAYKFIKGSEEIRVMYSLSGTGVRLFTDAASLEVVDIMGNSTVYNAVKDTVSITLDANPVYIKGVLKAPFAQEKILPATVSFSLKYGFYFGGYTEVTQDSVAAAKWISAIAEIVGHDGKRTRVVAKPAVQSKATWKAAITKAGQYNISVYIPANAALNAYSTTKAKYTIFAGGTEVAAVIVDQFKDQGKWVNLGSYQLPRGTNNYVELTDTLPAHDRPLRADALKFTLTP, encoded by the coding sequence ATGATGAAGATAAATTACACTAGGGATAGAAGGATGGTTCTTTCTATCGCCGTATTTCTGATGGGCTGTTTATTAGTCCCTATCCCGCTTTTTGCACAACAAGCTTCTATTACAATTGAACAAAAGGTAGCCGGTAATATTTTTTATCAAAACGATCAAAAAGAATTTGTGATCCATGTAACTGCCGATTCTGTTGAATGGGATTGTTATGATTTTTGGGACCAAAAAATACTTTCGGGCAAAAAGGCAGTAGCCGGAGATACAGCCCTGTTGAATATTGAACCCGGTAAACTTGGCTGGTTTAAACTTTTAATTAAGTCTAAGCAGAATAGCGCAGTTACCGGTTCAAAAGAAACCTCTTTTGCCATTGTTTCCAATTTTGATCTGAGCGCTGTTAGTCAATCTGCTTTTATTGGGCAAACACATGCCTGGCAATCAACCGATATCCTCATCCCGATTGCAAAGAAAATGGGCGTAAAATACGTGCGTGATGCCATACGCTGGGATGCGGTAGAAAAACAGAAACAGGTATATACCTTTGGGACCAAGGAAGACAATTTTATCGCCCAGCTTGCCGCAAACAACCTTAAACCTTATCTGGTCTGTGCCCTATACAATCCCCTTTACGATAACGGCAAGGCGCCTGTAAGTGCAGAGGGTAAGCTGGCATTTGCCAATTACGTAAAACAGTTGCTAACGAAATACCCCAGCATTGAAAATGTAGAAATCTGGAATGAACCCGATATTGCTACGTTTTCGCAGGGATTAACTACAGAAGATCAAAAAACGACCTTTTATTATAACCTCTTAAAAGCTTCTTATGACGAGGTTCACCCGACTTTTCCAAATGTGAAAATTGTTGGCATGGTGGTCAGCGATCTGGCTACAGAAAGTTTTTTAAACAAGATTTTGCAGAAGGGAGCACTCAGCTTGATGAACGAGTATGCTTTCCATTCCTATATACCTGTTTCGGAAGCTATTGTGACCGATATCAACAAGCATAAAAACGTAATAAAAGCACATAATAACAATAACCTTATCCCGATTAACCTTTCGGAAACGGGTTTTACCATTTTTACCTTCACCGAAAAGGAGCAGGCCAATAATCTGCCAAGAAGGATTGTAGCCGCTCTGGCAAATGGGGTGCAAAAAATCGGTATTTATAACCTGCAGAATAAATCAACAGTAAACGATTCTGAAGGGGCATTCGGACTGATCAGGCATCCAGATGATACTTTAGGTGCCTATACGCCAAAACCAGGTTTTGCTACTTATGCCGCCTTAACCCGTCAGTTATCAGGCGCAACCTTTGTTGCGGAAGAACAGATCTCGCCAGGCTTGATCAATGCTTATAAATTTATAAAGGGCAGTGAAGAAATAAGGGTAATGTATTCGCTTTCGGGTACGGGCGTGCGGCTTTTTACCGATGCAGCATCGCTCGAAGTTGTAGACATTATGGGCAATAGTACCGTCTACAATGCAGTAAAGGATACCGTTTCGATTACCCTTGATGCAAACCCGGTGTATATTAAAGGGGTGTTAAAAGCGCCTTTTGCCCAGGAAAAAATCCTGCCTGCAACCGTATCTTTTAGTTTAAAATACGGGTTTTATTTTGGTGGATACACGGAGGTAACCCAAGACAGTGTTGCGGCCGCCAAATGGATTTCTGCCATTGCCGAAATTGTAGGCCACGATGGAAAAAGAACCAGGGTAGTGGCCAAACCTGCTGTGCAGAGCAAAGCCACCTGGAAGGCAGCCATTACCAAGGCCGGGCAGTATAACATTTCGGTTTATATTCCCGCCAATGCAGCACTAAATGCCTATTCTACCACAAAAGCGAAATACACCATTTTCGCCGGTGGAACAGAAGTGGCTGCGGTAATTGTTGATCAATTTAAAGATCAGGGAAAATGGGTTAACCTGGGCAGCTACCAGTTACCGAGGGGAACGAATAACTATGTTGAACTAACTGATACATTACCAGCACACGATCGCCCTTTACGTGCCGATGCCTTAAAATTTACCTTAACACCTTAA
- a CDS encoding FAD-dependent oxidoreductase has product MKNMMLKRLMVVSIYLLLNIHSAIAQPADTYQVDVCIYGGNSAGVIAAFSAKKMGKTVLLIEPGKNLGGLSSGGLGFTDIGNKYVVTGLSKDFYRRIGTHYGKLEQWVFEPHVAEDIFKSYINRAKVDVIYGYRLSKVGKVGKSIKTITIEPSEGQSKNKTVSAKVFIDCSYEGDLMAKADVTYTVGREVNAKYKETYNGVQLLEGHQFPDHIDPYRVKGDSSSGLLWGINKGSLMPRGSGDSKVQSYNYRVCLTDDPQNRIAITRPQGYDSTRYELLLRLMEKQKNRLSLNDYFIWSEMPNRKTDINNRNGFSTDMIGTNHGYPDGDYVSRAKYIEDLTSYTKGLFYFFGHDLRVPQALRSQMLQWGYPKDEYKDNKNWSHQAYIREARRMVSDYVMTEHNCTGKAIVTDGIALAAYNMDSHNTDRLVVDGMVKNEGNVEIPGISPYPISYKAIVPKEQECDNLIVPVCLSASHIAYGSIRMEPVFMVLSQVAAVAASFSIDQGITVQQLDYKKINEKLTIDPLLDGSTPDLIIDNLSPRVKIEGNWDLKPGHIYGPNAFFYNKSDKSPASITFNADGLKAGQYEVFSYYPLTDKGSNITTIEVFDGEKSHNHNILKSEIKVVGQTSGEWVSLGKYNIKNNTKPYVRISNLKADGTVVADAVLFKPLSGKK; this is encoded by the coding sequence ATGAAAAATATGATGCTTAAACGGCTTATGGTCGTTTCTATTTACCTGTTATTAAATATCCATTCTGCCATTGCTCAACCCGCAGACACCTATCAGGTTGATGTGTGTATTTATGGCGGAAACTCTGCTGGGGTAATTGCGGCCTTTAGTGCCAAGAAGATGGGTAAAACCGTACTGTTGATCGAACCTGGTAAAAACCTTGGCGGCCTCTCGTCGGGCGGACTCGGTTTTACCGATATCGGAAACAAATATGTGGTAACGGGTCTTTCGAAAGATTTTTACCGCAGGATAGGTACCCATTATGGCAAACTCGAACAGTGGGTATTTGAACCTCATGTGGCCGAAGATATCTTTAAAAGCTATATCAACCGTGCCAAGGTAGATGTGATTTACGGATACAGACTTTCTAAAGTTGGAAAAGTAGGAAAATCCATTAAAACCATTACCATCGAACCATCTGAAGGCCAATCGAAAAATAAAACCGTGAGTGCTAAAGTATTTATAGATTGTAGTTATGAAGGAGACCTGATGGCAAAAGCCGATGTTACCTATACTGTGGGGCGCGAGGTGAATGCTAAATATAAGGAAACCTACAACGGTGTTCAATTACTGGAAGGGCACCAATTTCCTGATCATATCGATCCATATCGGGTTAAAGGCGATTCGAGCAGTGGTTTACTCTGGGGGATCAATAAAGGCAGCTTGATGCCCCGTGGTTCGGGCGACAGTAAAGTGCAGTCTTATAATTACAGGGTCTGTTTAACAGATGATCCTCAGAACCGTATCGCCATTACAAGGCCACAGGGATATGACAGTACCCGCTACGAGCTGCTTTTGAGGTTGATGGAAAAACAGAAAAACAGATTAAGCCTCAACGATTATTTTATCTGGAGTGAAATGCCAAACCGCAAAACCGATATCAACAACAGAAATGGATTTTCAACGGATATGATAGGCACCAATCATGGTTATCCGGACGGAGATTATGTTTCGAGAGCGAAATACATTGAGGATCTGACCTCATATACTAAGGGTCTGTTTTATTTTTTCGGGCATGACCTAAGGGTGCCGCAGGCACTTAGAAGCCAGATGTTGCAATGGGGGTATCCGAAAGATGAATACAAGGACAATAAAAACTGGTCTCATCAGGCCTACATCAGAGAGGCGCGAAGAATGGTAAGCGATTATGTGATGACCGAGCACAACTGTACCGGAAAGGCTATAGTAACTGATGGAATTGCTTTAGCGGCGTACAATATGGATTCTCACAACACCGATCGTTTGGTTGTCGATGGCATGGTCAAAAACGAAGGGAATGTCGAAATTCCTGGCATTTCACCCTATCCGATCAGTTATAAAGCCATCGTGCCCAAAGAGCAGGAGTGTGATAACCTGATCGTACCGGTCTGTTTGTCAGCCAGTCATATCGCCTATGGTTCTATCCGTATGGAACCTGTATTTATGGTACTTTCGCAGGTTGCCGCAGTTGCAGCCAGCTTCTCGATAGATCAGGGCATAACCGTGCAGCAGCTCGATTATAAAAAAATAAATGAAAAGCTGACAATCGATCCCCTGCTGGATGGAAGTACACCTGATCTGATTATCGATAACCTTTCGCCGAGGGTTAAAATAGAGGGGAACTGGGATTTAAAACCCGGACATATTTATGGTCCCAATGCATTTTTTTACAACAAATCGGATAAATCTCCGGCAAGCATCACCTTTAATGCAGATGGTTTAAAAGCCGGGCAATATGAGGTTTTTAGCTATTATCCCCTAACAGATAAAGGTTCGAATATTACCACTATTGAGGTTTTTGATGGAGAGAAGAGCCATAACCACAACATTTTGAAATCGGAGATCAAAGTGGTCGGTCAAACATCGGGCGAATGGGTTTCTTTGGGCAAATACAATATTAAAAATAATACCAAACCTTATGTACGGATCAGCAACCTTAAGGCCGATGGAACTGTAGTTGCCGATGCCGTATTATTTAAACCTTTGTCGGGTAAAAAATAA
- the mraZ gene encoding division/cell wall cluster transcriptional repressor MraZ → MTQLLGEFDCKLDAKGRLMVPAALKKQLPDSEKEGLIINRGFEKNLVIYPKKVWDAIVTDLSKLNIYEKNNREFIRSFTRGATELSLDAAGRVLLPKSLVDYAGIGSDLVLACQLDRIEVWDKKSYEDIFDDVPENFANLAEQVMGGKKGGADGE, encoded by the coding sequence ATGACCCAACTTTTAGGAGAATTCGATTGTAAACTTGACGCAAAGGGCCGCCTTATGGTGCCTGCTGCGCTTAAGAAACAATTGCCTGATTCTGAGAAAGAAGGGTTGATTATTAATCGTGGTTTTGAGAAAAACCTGGTGATCTATCCAAAGAAGGTTTGGGATGCTATTGTTACCGATTTAAGCAAACTGAACATCTACGAAAAAAACAACAGAGAATTTATCAGGTCGTTTACCCGTGGTGCAACTGAACTTTCGCTTGATGCAGCCGGTCGTGTGCTTTTGCCAAAATCGCTGGTTGATTATGCGGGTATCGGAAGTGATCTTGTGTTGGCTTGTCAGTTAGATCGTATCGAAGTTTGGGACAAAAAATCTTACGAAGATATTTTTGATGATGTACCAGAGAATTTTGCAAACCTTGCCGAGCAGGTAATGGGTGGAAAGAAAGGAGGTGCTGATGGCGAATAA